The proteins below come from a single Crossiella sp. CA-258035 genomic window:
- a CDS encoding type I polyketide synthase, whose product MAAQSERRELVLGVTPFGEANARLVAAVRQAGGLGVLDLGTGARSTREALALAQRWVSGPFGVRVPSGCALTPADLPTEVDTVVLTGDSSWQLADIAARYRVLAEITSVEQARAAAAAGAAGLIARGNEAGGLVGELSSFVLLQKLIATPGLDLPIWLAGGIGTHTAAAAVLGGATGVVLDTQLALLEESELPETIAAILRTLDGSETAVVDGRRVLARKGRTPAPALELGQDIFLAARFAERYRTTGRVVHAVRDAITAALTQDALDSVLRPGSAFAEAIGVPLPIAQGPMTRVSDQAAFAAEVATGGGLPFVALALAGKEQTRRMMTETAAALGERPWGVGVLGFAPEDTRAAQLEVIRELRPTHAIIAGGRPSQAAALEEVGITTFLHVPSPGLLKQFVEAGARRFIFEGSECGGHVGPRASFALWEAQISVLLDHLGNKTGGDLQVLFAGGVHDARSAAMVAAMAAPLAAKGVGIGVLMGTAYLFTQEAVSAGAVQPLFQQQVLAAEGTELLETAPGHATRCVTSPFADSFQAIKAELTAKGVPDREVWEHLESLNVGRLRIASKGIRREGNDLVAADETEQLADGLFMAGQVAVLRDEVTTVAALHESVTGDAAEFLAAQRELLGRRLGLAAARTQPVAPPPLDVAIVGMACVFPDSPDLASFWANIVGGVDAVTEVPAERWDAATYYSPDATGKNINDRTPSRWGGFLPRIPFDPLSYGIPPTSLASIEPVQLLALEVARRALRDAGYDGDREFDRSRASVVFGAEAGSDLSNATTLRAVLPAYLDSLPKELVDQLPPLTEDSFPGMLANVISGRIANRLDLGGANYTVDAACASSLAALDVACKELVNGTSDLVLCGGADLHNGINDYLLFASVHALSATGRSRTFDATADGIALGEGVACVALKRLSDAQRDGDKIYAVVKGLGSASDGKSLGLTAPRPEGQRAALERAYANAHLSPAEVGLVEAHGTGTVVGDRTELATLTTMFTEAGAQPGTCAIGSVKSQIGHTKCAAGLAGLIKAALALHTGVKPPTLHVETPNSAWDKDSSPFVFHTAARPWATEPAKRVAGVSAFGFGGTNFHTVLAAVDQPAPRHSVDAWPAELFTFRGADLRAAAKSIEKLLELAAANDTGGRPWRLRDLARTAARTADARTEPVQVAVVADSLDGLVGQLRRAVAGEHDPAEGVYLAGHTESGKLALLFPGQGSQRTGMLAELFVAFPEVQHLLQRGHKYADLLFPPAAFDSAVAKDNEARLRDTRTAQPALGIAGLAVHQLLGKLGVRADLVAGHSYGELVALAAAGAIDPDTLLAISAARAESILAAAEAAGGDPGTMAAVSGQAPAVIEVLEQAGLSGEVVLANHNSPKQIVISGTTEGVGKAVAELKAAGLSAKPIPVACAFHSPLVAAAGDRFAQVLSTVDIHTPEIPVWANRTASPYAADVRAELAAQIGSPVRFVDQVEAMYADGARVFVEAGPGKVLSRLVKDILGDRPHTTVTVEPSADSGLRGFLGALAELATAGVSLRTGWLFQGRDARDVSATPLPKRAGWTIDGHIVRTADGGYLTGGLAPARRVHLETTTMSQPQPQPAGQHDALVSEFLRTSREILAAQRDVLLTYFGTAPGTQHVVPQVIQQLPAVAQAPLAPVVQPVAAPAPVVAPVAAPVPAPAPSTVDVLGTVLQIISDRTGYPIDMIEPDLDLEADLSIDSIKRTEIAGELAAKLGGGMDAASLSDAELEDLAKARTAAAISAWLGGKVAPAPAAAPAPVAASGPSEAELLDTVLQIISDRTGYPIDMIEPDLDLEADLSIDSIKRTEIAGELAAKLGDGMDAASLGDAELEDLAKARTAASIAGWLAAKSGAPAATPEPVAVIPAPVAPAAVPAASGGIAPKRFLLTPVDISSAAPVGVETLAGKRFILFGGTGANELSALLLENGAQARIESTARVLTEADGRIDGVVFLDALADGDLPVLPETFPAFQSALVRGVSWLLAAAPSQLGRAAGLRGLFRTVAREYPDTHASLVETDTDPAAALFAEILASDRHPVVLRRDGGRQALEMVATPLGSLGLGAGPAGDGSTEASAIGLDRESVVLLVGGARGITAQFAATVAAASGCRIELVGRTAPATEAEDPATRAATDKTQLRAALIQQGLRNPAEIERTASRILAQREVQSTVDGLTALGSQARYHSVDVRDHDALRQLVKEIHAEHGRLDGVVYAAGVIEDKLLAEKDIESFRRVFGTKVDGARQLLEAVSDLGETGPRFAVLFGSIAAALGNRGQVDYAAANDALEALGITWSERTGGRGLTVHWGPWAPSAKHGGMVTPELMQSYTRRGIELIDPEEGTLALLRELAWGGGAVRSVVYSASGW is encoded by the coding sequence ATGGCCGCGCAGTCGGAACGGCGTGAGCTCGTCCTCGGGGTTACCCCCTTCGGCGAGGCCAACGCACGTCTCGTCGCAGCGGTCCGCCAAGCAGGCGGACTCGGAGTTCTCGACCTCGGCACCGGCGCCCGGTCGACTCGGGAAGCACTCGCCCTCGCCCAGCGCTGGGTGTCCGGTCCCTTCGGTGTGCGCGTGCCCTCGGGCTGCGCGCTGACCCCCGCCGACCTCCCCACCGAGGTTGACACGGTCGTGTTGACCGGGGACAGCTCTTGGCAACTCGCTGACATCGCCGCCCGCTACCGCGTGCTGGCAGAGATCACCTCCGTGGAGCAGGCCCGCGCCGCGGCCGCCGCCGGGGCCGCCGGGCTGATCGCCCGCGGCAACGAGGCCGGTGGGCTGGTCGGCGAGCTCAGCTCCTTCGTGCTGCTGCAGAAGCTCATCGCCACCCCCGGCCTGGACCTGCCGATCTGGCTGGCCGGCGGCATCGGCACGCACACCGCGGCCGCGGCCGTGCTCGGCGGCGCCACCGGCGTGGTGCTGGACACCCAGCTCGCGCTGCTAGAGGAGTCCGAGCTGCCGGAGACCATCGCGGCCATCCTGCGCACCCTGGACGGCTCGGAGACCGCCGTCGTCGACGGCCGCCGGGTGCTCGCCCGCAAGGGCCGCACTCCGGCCCCCGCGCTGGAGCTGGGCCAGGACATCTTCCTGGCCGCCCGTTTCGCCGAGCGCTACCGCACCACCGGCCGGGTGGTGCACGCCGTCCGCGACGCGATCACCGCCGCGCTCACCCAGGACGCCCTGGACTCGGTGCTGCGCCCCGGTTCGGCCTTCGCCGAGGCCATCGGCGTGCCGCTGCCCATCGCGCAGGGCCCGATGACCAGGGTCAGCGACCAGGCCGCCTTCGCCGCCGAGGTGGCCACCGGCGGCGGCCTGCCCTTCGTCGCACTCGCCCTGGCGGGCAAGGAGCAGACCCGGCGGATGATGACCGAGACCGCCGCCGCGCTGGGCGAGCGCCCGTGGGGCGTCGGCGTGCTCGGGTTCGCGCCGGAGGACACCAGGGCCGCGCAGCTGGAAGTCATCCGCGAGCTGCGGCCCACGCACGCGATCATCGCCGGTGGCCGCCCCTCGCAGGCCGCCGCGCTGGAGGAGGTCGGCATCACGACCTTCCTGCACGTGCCCTCCCCCGGCCTGCTCAAGCAGTTCGTGGAGGCCGGCGCGCGCCGGTTCATCTTCGAGGGCAGCGAATGCGGCGGGCACGTCGGCCCGCGCGCCAGCTTCGCCCTGTGGGAAGCCCAGATCTCGGTGCTGCTCGACCACCTGGGCAACAAGACCGGCGGCGACCTCCAGGTGCTCTTCGCCGGGGGTGTGCACGACGCGCGCTCGGCCGCCATGGTCGCCGCGATGGCCGCGCCGCTGGCCGCCAAGGGCGTCGGGATCGGCGTGCTGATGGGCACCGCCTACCTGTTCACCCAGGAGGCGGTCAGCGCCGGCGCGGTGCAACCCCTGTTCCAGCAGCAGGTGCTGGCCGCCGAGGGCACCGAGCTGCTGGAGACCGCCCCCGGCCACGCCACCCGCTGCGTCACCAGCCCGTTCGCCGACAGCTTCCAGGCGATCAAGGCCGAGCTGACCGCCAAGGGCGTGCCGGACCGGGAGGTCTGGGAGCACCTGGAAAGCCTCAACGTCGGCCGCCTGCGCATCGCCAGCAAGGGCATCCGCCGCGAGGGCAACGACCTCGTCGCCGCCGACGAGACCGAGCAGCTCGCCGACGGCCTGTTCATGGCCGGTCAGGTCGCGGTGCTGCGCGATGAGGTCACCACGGTGGCCGCGCTGCACGAGTCGGTCACCGGCGACGCGGCGGAGTTCCTTGCCGCGCAACGGGAACTGCTCGGCCGGCGACTCGGCCTGGCCGCCGCGCGCACCCAGCCGGTCGCGCCGCCGCCGCTGGACGTGGCCATCGTCGGCATGGCCTGCGTCTTCCCCGACTCCCCCGACCTGGCCAGCTTCTGGGCCAACATCGTCGGCGGCGTGGACGCGGTCACCGAGGTCCCGGCCGAGCGCTGGGACGCCGCCACCTACTACTCCCCCGACGCGACCGGCAAGAACATCAACGACCGCACCCCCTCGCGCTGGGGCGGGTTCCTGCCGCGGATCCCGTTCGACCCGCTCAGCTACGGCATCCCGCCCACCTCGCTGGCCAGCATCGAACCGGTGCAGCTGCTCGCACTGGAGGTGGCCCGCCGGGCGCTGCGGGACGCCGGGTACGACGGCGACCGCGAGTTCGACCGCTCCCGCGCCTCGGTGGTCTTCGGCGCCGAGGCCGGTTCCGACCTGTCCAACGCCACCACCCTGCGCGCGGTGCTGCCCGCCTACCTGGACAGCCTGCCGAAGGAACTGGTGGACCAGCTGCCGCCGCTGACCGAGGACTCCTTCCCCGGCATGCTGGCCAACGTCATCTCCGGCCGCATCGCCAACCGCCTCGACCTCGGCGGCGCCAACTACACCGTGGACGCCGCCTGCGCCTCCTCGCTGGCCGCGCTGGACGTGGCCTGCAAGGAACTGGTCAACGGCACCAGCGACCTGGTGCTCTGCGGCGGCGCGGACCTGCACAACGGCATCAACGACTACCTGCTCTTCGCCTCGGTGCACGCGCTCTCGGCCACCGGCCGCAGCCGCACCTTCGACGCCACCGCCGACGGCATCGCCCTCGGTGAAGGCGTGGCCTGCGTTGCGCTGAAACGACTTTCCGACGCCCAGCGGGACGGCGACAAGATCTACGCGGTGGTCAAGGGCCTCGGCTCGGCCAGCGACGGCAAGTCCCTCGGCCTCACCGCCCCGCGCCCCGAGGGCCAGCGCGCGGCGCTGGAGCGGGCCTACGCCAACGCGCACCTCTCCCCCGCCGAGGTCGGCCTGGTGGAGGCGCACGGCACCGGCACCGTGGTCGGCGACCGCACCGAGCTGGCCACCCTGACCACGATGTTCACCGAGGCCGGGGCCCAGCCGGGGACCTGCGCGATCGGCTCGGTGAAGTCCCAGATCGGGCACACCAAGTGCGCGGCGGGACTGGCCGGGCTGATCAAGGCCGCGCTCGCGCTGCACACCGGCGTCAAACCGCCCACCCTGCACGTGGAAACGCCGAACTCGGCCTGGGACAAGGACTCCAGCCCGTTCGTCTTCCACACCGCGGCCCGGCCCTGGGCCACCGAACCGGCCAAGCGGGTCGCCGGGGTGAGCGCGTTCGGCTTCGGCGGCACCAACTTCCACACCGTGCTCGCCGCGGTCGACCAGCCCGCCCCCCGGCACAGCGTGGACGCCTGGCCCGCCGAGCTGTTCACCTTCCGCGGCGCCGACCTGCGCGCGGCCGCCAAGTCCATCGAGAAGCTCCTCGAACTGGCCGCGGCCAACGACACCGGCGGCCGCCCCTGGCGGCTGCGGGACCTCGCGCGCACCGCCGCCCGCACCGCCGACGCTCGCACCGAACCGGTGCAGGTGGCCGTGGTCGCGGACAGCCTGGACGGCCTGGTCGGCCAGCTGCGCCGCGCGGTCGCCGGGGAACACGACCCGGCCGAGGGCGTCTACCTGGCCGGGCACACCGAATCCGGCAAGCTGGCCCTGCTCTTCCCCGGCCAGGGCAGCCAGCGCACCGGGATGCTGGCCGAGCTGTTCGTGGCCTTCCCCGAGGTGCAGCACCTGTTGCAGCGCGGCCACAAGTACGCCGACCTGCTGTTCCCGCCGGCGGCCTTCGACTCCGCGGTGGCCAAGGACAACGAGGCCCGGCTGCGTGACACCAGGACCGCCCAGCCCGCGCTGGGCATCGCCGGACTCGCCGTGCACCAGCTGCTCGGCAAGCTCGGCGTGCGGGCCGACCTGGTGGCCGGGCACAGCTACGGCGAGCTGGTCGCGCTGGCCGCGGCGGGCGCGATCGACCCGGACACGCTGCTGGCGATCTCCGCCGCCCGCGCCGAGTCGATCCTGGCCGCCGCCGAGGCCGCCGGTGGCGACCCGGGCACCATGGCCGCGGTCTCCGGTCAAGCCCCCGCGGTCATCGAGGTCCTGGAGCAGGCCGGACTCAGCGGCGAAGTGGTGCTGGCCAACCACAACTCGCCCAAGCAGATCGTCATCTCCGGCACCACCGAGGGCGTCGGCAAGGCGGTCGCCGAGCTGAAGGCGGCCGGCCTGAGCGCCAAGCCGATCCCGGTGGCCTGCGCCTTCCACAGCCCACTGGTCGCCGCGGCCGGCGACCGGTTCGCGCAGGTCCTGTCCACTGTGGACATCCACACTCCGGAGATCCCGGTGTGGGCCAACCGCACCGCCAGTCCCTACGCCGCCGACGTGCGCGCCGAACTGGCCGCGCAGATCGGCTCCCCGGTGCGCTTCGTCGACCAGGTCGAGGCCATGTACGCCGACGGCGCCAGGGTCTTCGTCGAGGCCGGGCCGGGCAAGGTGCTCTCCCGGCTGGTCAAGGACATCCTCGGCGACCGGCCGCACACCACGGTCACCGTGGAGCCCAGCGCGGACAGCGGTCTGCGCGGCTTCCTCGGCGCACTCGCCGAACTGGCCACCGCCGGGGTGTCCCTGCGCACCGGCTGGCTGTTCCAGGGCCGCGACGCCCGCGACGTCTCGGCCACCCCCCTGCCCAAGCGCGCCGGCTGGACCATCGACGGCCACATCGTGCGCACCGCCGACGGCGGCTACCTCACCGGCGGCCTGGCCCCGGCCCGCCGCGTCCACCTGGAGACCACCACCATGAGCCAGCCGCAGCCCCAGCCAGCTGGTCAGCACGACGCCCTGGTCAGCGAGTTCCTGCGGACCAGCCGGGAGATCCTGGCCGCCCAGCGCGATGTGCTGCTCACCTACTTCGGCACCGCGCCCGGCACCCAGCACGTGGTGCCGCAGGTGATCCAGCAGCTGCCAGCGGTCGCGCAGGCCCCGCTCGCCCCGGTGGTGCAGCCGGTCGCCGCGCCCGCCCCGGTCGTAGCACCAGTCGCCGCACCGGTTCCCGCGCCCGCTCCGTCCACTGTGGACGTGCTGGGCACCGTGCTGCAGATCATCAGCGACCGCACCGGCTACCCGATCGACATGATCGAACCCGACCTCGACCTGGAAGCCGACCTCTCCATCGACTCCATCAAGCGCACCGAGATCGCCGGTGAGCTGGCTGCCAAGCTGGGTGGTGGGATGGACGCGGCCAGCCTGTCCGACGCCGAGCTGGAGGACCTCGCCAAGGCCCGCACCGCGGCGGCGATCTCGGCCTGGCTGGGCGGAAAGGTCGCCCCGGCCCCGGCCGCTGCTCCCGCGCCGGTCGCGGCCAGTGGGCCGAGCGAGGCCGAACTGCTGGACACCGTGTTGCAGATCATCAGCGACCGGACCGGCTACCCGATCGACATGATCGAGCCGGACCTGGACCTGGAAGCCGACCTGTCCATCGACTCCATCAAGCGCACCGAGATCGCCGGTGAGCTGGCCGCCAAGCTCGGTGACGGGATGGACGCGGCCAGCCTCGGCGACGCTGAGCTGGAAGACCTGGCCAAGGCCCGCACCGCGGCCTCGATCGCGGGCTGGCTGGCGGCCAAGTCCGGCGCTCCCGCCGCCACGCCGGAACCCGTGGCCGTGATCCCGGCTCCGGTGGCCCCAGCGGCAGTCCCCGCGGCCTCCGGCGGCATCGCGCCCAAGCGGTTCCTGCTCACCCCGGTCGACATCTCCTCCGCCGCCCCGGTCGGCGTGGAAACCTTGGCGGGCAAGCGGTTCATCCTCTTCGGCGGCACCGGCGCGAACGAGCTCTCCGCGCTGCTGCTGGAGAACGGCGCGCAGGCCCGGATCGAGTCCACCGCCCGCGTGCTCACCGAGGCCGACGGCCGGATCGACGGCGTGGTCTTCCTGGACGCGCTGGCCGACGGCGACCTTCCCGTTCTGCCGGAGACCTTCCCCGCCTTCCAGTCCGCGCTGGTGCGCGGCGTCAGCTGGCTGCTCGCCGCCGCGCCGAGCCAGCTCGGCCGGGCCGCCGGGCTGCGCGGGCTGTTCCGCACCGTCGCCCGCGAGTACCCGGACACCCACGCCAGCCTGGTGGAGACCGACACCGACCCGGCCGCCGCGCTCTTCGCCGAGATCCTCGCCTCCGACCGGCACCCGGTGGTGCTGCGCCGGGACGGCGGGCGGCAGGCGCTGGAGATGGTGGCCACCCCGCTCGGCTCGCTCGGCCTGGGCGCGGGCCCTGCCGGGGACGGCTCCACCGAGGCCAGCGCGATCGGCCTGGACCGCGAGTCGGTGGTGCTGCTGGTCGGCGGCGCCAGGGGCATCACCGCCCAGTTCGCCGCCACCGTCGCCGCGGCCAGCGGCTGCCGGATCGAACTGGTCGGCCGCACCGCACCCGCCACCGAGGCCGAGGACCCCGCCACCAGGGCGGCCACCGACAAGACCCAGCTGCGGGCCGCGCTGATCCAGCAGGGCCTGCGCAACCCGGCCGAGATCGAGCGCACCGCCAGCCGCATCCTGGCCCAGCGCGAAGTTCAGTCCACTGTGGACGGGCTCACCGCGCTGGGCAGCCAGGCCCGCTACCACTCGGTGGACGTGCGCGACCACGACGCGCTGCGCCAGCTGGTCAAGGAGATCCACGCCGAGCACGGCCGCCTGGACGGCGTGGTCTACGCCGCGGGCGTGATCGAGGACAAGCTGCTGGCGGAGAAGGACATCGAGAGCTTCCGCCGGGTCTTCGGCACCAAGGTCGACGGCGCCCGCCAGCTCCTGGAGGCCGTCTCCGACCTCGGCGAGACCGGCCCCCGGTTCGCGGTCCTGTTCGGCAGCATCGCCGCCGCGCTGGGCAACCGCGGCCAGGTGGACTACGCCGCGGCCAACGACGCCCTGGAGGCCCTGGGCATCACCTGGTCGGAGCGCACCGGCGGCCGCGGCCTGACCGTCCACTGGGGACCGTGGGCGCCCTCGGCCAAGCACGGCGGCATGGTCACCCCTGAGCTGATGCAGTCCTACACCCGGCGCGGCATCGAGCTGATCGACCCCGAGGAGGGCACCCTGGCGCTGCTGCGGGAGCTCGCCTGGGGTGGC